DNA from Candidatus Ryanbacteria bacterium CG10_big_fil_rev_8_21_14_0_10_43_42:
CGCGCAAAGAGGACTTATTTTTTTATCAGAACCGGAATATTCGCAGTACCACACCGGAATTCTGTGTCCGAACCAAATTTGCCGGCTAATACACCAGTCACGAAGATTATTGATCCAGTTAAAATATATTTTTTCAAACCGATCCGGCACAAGCGCTATTTCCTTGCTTTCAACGGTAGTTTGCATTATTTTTTTCAGTGACGTTTCCGTGCCGGCAGGAATGTTCCGCATGGTTGAATGTTCATGCTTAAACGGCGCGTTTACATCGACAAACCATTGTTCCATAATTTGCGGCTCAATCGTGCCGCCTCCACGACTATTTATGGCAATGCGGTGCTGATAAGTTTCATCTATTTTTTTCACCAACCCTTTTTCTTTCAGTTTTTCAATAATTTTTTCGCGCGCCGGTATAATTTTCATACCCGCAAACTCTTCACCGGCACCGGGAAGTAGTTTTCCGTAATAATCAATAATCTGCTCCTTATCTAAGTTGTGTCGCTCGGCAATATCAAAATCGGTTGCATCGTGCCAAGGAGTAATGGTCATAACACCGGTCCCGAATTCTCTATCAATTGCCGTATCTTTAATGATAGTCGCGGTAATGGGACCGTTAATCCATTCAAGATTAATTTTCTGTCCGTCTTTATATTCTGCGTACCGTTCATCATCCGGATGCATGACAACATACTTATCGCCAAACTTTGTTTCCGGGCGCGCGGTTCCTATAACAAATGGACCGTATTTCAGATAATAAAACGGCGCCGCCTCATCTTTATAATCAAGCTCATCATCAGAAACCGTGCTTTGCATTTTCGGATCCCAGTTTACTATTCGATGTCCGCGGTAAATAAGTCCGGCATCATACATGCGCTTGAATGCCGTGCGCACGGCATATGAGCGTTTCTCATCGAGCGTATATGCCTCGCGCGACCAGTCCAAAGAAAACCCCATTTTTTTAAGCTGGTTTACGATAGTGTCATGGCTATCCTTTGCAAATGTTTCCACGCGCCGCAAAAATTCTTCGCGACCCAAATCGTGCCGGTTCTTTTTTTCTTTCTTGTATATTTCCCGCTCTACTTTTTCCTGCGTGGCAATGGCGGCGTGATCCGTTCCCGGCAACCATAATGCTTTTTTACCCCGCATACGCCAAAATCGTACAAGAATATCTTGTACGGTATACATCGCATGTCCCAGGTGAAGTGTTCCCGTTACATTTGGAGGAGGAAGAATAATGGTATAGGGTTCTGTTCGTTCACCCGGTAGGTTGTCCGGATTAAAAAATCCCGATTCCACCCATTGATTATATATAACTTCCTCTGTTTCCCTGGGATTATACGGTTTTTCAAAATCCGATAGATTATAAGACATAACGCTATACTAGCACTGCTTTTACCGTATCTACAACCGCATCCGCGCTTCCGGCCGAAGAGTTTTCCATATGCTTGTCGTGGCGTCCGCGCGGTGGATATAAGAAGCAATCGCTATCATGAGTGCGTTATCGCCCGTTAGGCGGGTGGACGGCAAAAAACAGGCGGTATCAGGAGGAAGTTGGTTGTTAATTTCTGCGCCTAATTGTCTGCGCAACTGGTCATTGGCGGCAACTCCGCCGCCGAGCAGAATTGCCCGGGCGCCATGCTTCTTTGCCGCCCTCATTGTTTTTGTAACGAGAACTTCCGTAACCGCATCCTGAAATTCCTTTGCAATAAAAGGACGCATCTGCTCAAGGGAAACATGTTCTTTTTTAAGTTTTTCGGTTAAATACAACACAGCCGTTTTAATGCCCGAAAACGAAAAATCAAAATCTCCGGAATGAAGCATGGGTCGCGGTAGTACAATTTCAAAATTTTTTTCTTTTTCATCCGTTTTTTG
Protein-coding regions in this window:
- a CDS encoding valine--tRNA ligase, whose translation is MSYNLSDFEKPYNPRETEEVIYNQWVESGFFNPDNLPGERTEPYTIILPPPNVTGTLHLGHAMYTVQDILVRFWRMRGKKALWLPGTDHAAIATQEKVEREIYKKEKKNRHDLGREEFLRRVETFAKDSHDTIVNQLKKMGFSLDWSREAYTLDEKRSYAVRTAFKRMYDAGLIYRGHRIVNWDPKMQSTVSDDELDYKDEAAPFYYLKYGPFVIGTARPETKFGDKYVVMHPDDERYAEYKDGQKINLEWINGPITATIIKDTAIDREFGTGVMTITPWHDATDFDIAERHNLDKEQIIDYYGKLLPGAGEEFAGMKIIPAREKIIEKLKEKGLVKKIDETYQHRIAINSRGGGTIEPQIMEQWFVDVNAPFKHEHSTMRNIPAGTETSLKKIMQTTVESKEIALVPDRFEKIYFNWINNLRDWCISRQIWFGHRIPVWYCEYSGSDKKISPLCAEPIVSIEEITACPHCKGTVHQDPDTLDTWFSSGLWTFSTLGWPEDTSDFQIYHPTNVLETGYDIIFFWVARMILMSGFHTGTIPFHTVYFHGLVRDSTGRKMSKSLGNSIDPLDMATLYGADATRLSLIIGNGPGNDLKMSEDKIRGYRNFANKIWNASRFVLSNIHDTNLSEKPPLTKEDERILEELHVFAREITSDIESYKLYLAAEKLYHYFWHTFADTIIEESKPRLAKKQSKDRDAAIWVLHEILETLLKLLHPFIPFVTEAIWRYMPKKDKELLLVETWPS